A window of Nocardia arthritidis genomic DNA:
GCGGGCCGCGCCCGCCCGATCGCCGAATTCGGCGGCCAGCGCGGCGCGGCCGAGCAGCGCCGCGTATACGTAACCCTGCACCTCGCACAGCGCGACCGGCGGTTCGGCCGCCCGTCCCGCCGCGTCGTTGATACTGCCCTCGCTGTCCTTCCAGCCCTGGTCGGCCAGGCCGCGATCGGAGGCGCGCCGGTATTCGACGAAGCCGTCACGGTCGCGATCCCCGTAGCGGGCGATCCAGTCGAGCGCCGCGTCGGCGGCGGGCAGCAGCGCGCGCACCCGTTCGCGGTCGGCGCCCCAGCGTCGCGCCTCGGCCAGCAGCATGACGAAAAGTGGTGTGGCGTCGACGGTTCCGTAGTACGGCTCGCCGCCGAGCGCCTCGGTGACGGCCTGATGTCTGCGGATTCCGTGCATGATCCGGCCCGGCTCCTCGTCGCGGAACGGATCCACCCGCGCGCCCTGCAATCCGGCGAGCAGTTCCAGGGTTTCGACGGCGAGGCCGACATCGAGCGGCAGCGCCATCCATGCGGTCAGCAGGCTGTCCCGGCCGAACAGGCTCATGTACCAGGGCGCGCCCGCGGCGACGAACCGGTGACCGCCGTCCCGGATCTGCAGCACGGACAGATCGCTTTCGCTGCGCCGCAGCACCCGCGTCAGCACCGGATCCGCGACGGCGATCGAGGTCGGCGTCTCCCGCCACTCGCCGGTTCGCCGCGGGGCAGTGGGCTGATCGGTCCGATATGCGGCCGGATGCGTTGGCGCCACCCGGATTTCGGTCCGCCACCGCTCCCCGGCCGGGACGACCACCCGCCAGATCAACATCCCTGACCGCACCAGCGCGGGCCGCGAGGACGAGATCGAAACCCCGTGTGCGTGCGCACCGTCGGCGACGAGCACCAGCTCGCCGTCGGCGACGATCATCTCCGCCCGCCCGCCGCTCACCCGGCCGTCCTTGACCGCGTACGGGTCGGCGAAATCGCCGTCGACGCGGAGTTCGACGGTGACCGCCGACGGTTCGGATCCGGTATTCACCAGCGTGATCGTCTCCCGCATCCCCTCGTCCACCGTCCGCTCCCGCACCACGAGCATGGTGCTGTCGGCGGCGGTGGCCCACGGCGTGCGGCGCAGCAGGAAGCGCGCGGCGAACGGCCGCGAGTTCAGCACGGTCAGCGATTGCAGGCAGCGGTGTGCCAGCCGCAGCTCCCACCGCGACAGCACCCGCCGATGCCGATAGAAGAGCCCGTATTGCGCGCCCGGCTCGATATCGCCGGATCTGTCCGACACACAGAACGTCCGGTGTTCGACCAGCGTGACCACACCCGCGTCACCGACCACCGACGCGACCGGGTCGTCATCGAATCGCGAGGCACTGTCCTCCGGCATGGAACACCCCGAAAGTTATTTGGAGACATCCGTATTCGCCGCCCGGCCCGCCTTCCTGGAGCCTGCTTCGTCGCGGATACCCGGTGCCGGGCCCGTTATAACCCACGGTGCCGTGGGCACTTCCGGACGCGGCCGCCGCCTACCCGCAGCCGTACGGCAGCCGCCCCTCAACCGCAGATCGCCGAATTCGACCGCGCCCGATGATCACTCACGAGCGATGATCGGGAGTCGCCGAAGTAGTTGCAAATCAGAGCCTTCCGAGCGAAAGGATCTTGATGCCCGGCGTGAGCTGCTAGCCTGGCCGCGATCCGTCCAGGATTGTCGGACGTATCGGCGTAAGGATCGTTTTCTGGTATCGACAGCGAGGGAACGGGAGCACGCATGAACCACTCGACCGTGACGACTCGACGCATAATCTCATGTGTCCTTGGGTTGGGAATGGCCACCGCCGCAGGCATTTTCGCGGCGACTCCGGCCACCGCCGCAGCCGAGCGGTGCGGCGGGACACTGACCGATTACGTAGGTGCCGACAAGGATGCCTCCTACAGCGGCAAAGACGAAGAGGGCAGCACGGTCACGCTCACCTTCGACAGAGACAAGGCCACATTTCAGGAACCGGGCGAAAAGCTCAGTGGCACTTACGATTTCACGCCGCAGAAGACCGCCCCCGGTCTGGTCAACATAAACACCGAAGAAGGGGATGTTGTCCTCGAGTTGCGGGGCGGGAAATGCGCTGCGGGATCAACCTCGGTTGATAAGGCGCTGCTGGAGTTGACAACCAAGGGCGGGGGCAACGAGTCTTTCCAGCTCGAGCGCAC
This region includes:
- a CDS encoding amylo-alpha-1,6-glucosidase is translated as MPEDSASRFDDDPVASVVGDAGVVTLVEHRTFCVSDRSGDIEPGAQYGLFYRHRRVLSRWELRLAHRCLQSLTVLNSRPFAARFLLRRTPWATAADSTMLVVRERTVDEGMRETITLVNTGSEPSAVTVELRVDGDFADPYAVKDGRVSGGRAEMIVADGELVLVADGAHAHGVSISSSRPALVRSGMLIWRVVVPAGERWRTEIRVAPTHPAAYRTDQPTAPRRTGEWRETPTSIAVADPVLTRVLRRSESDLSVLQIRDGGHRFVAAGAPWYMSLFGRDSLLTAWMALPLDVGLAVETLELLAGLQGARVDPFRDEEPGRIMHGIRRHQAVTEALGGEPYYGTVDATPLFVMLLAEARRWGADRERVRALLPAADAALDWIARYGDRDRDGFVEYRRASDRGLADQGWKDSEGSINDAAGRAAEPPVALCEVQGYVYAALLGRAALAAEFGDRAGAARMRERAAELRAHFDETFWLPEKGWYAVALDRDKRPLDALTSNITHCMWTGIATDEHAARMIDRLAEPDMDSGFGLRTLAATMGAFNPMSYHNGSIWPHDNAIAVAGLLRYRHLPGAIELATRLADGLLDSAAAFGGRLPELFCGFQRSDFEAPVPYPAACSPQAWASAAPLLLVRSFLGLDPDVPGRLVTVRPQVPKRWGAVEFSDLRLGAAAVRLRVDGDRVDADLPDGWRLES